DNA sequence from the Falco peregrinus isolate bFalPer1 chromosome 1, bFalPer1.pri, whole genome shotgun sequence genome:
agggtggagttaactttcttcttaatagttagcacagtgctgtgttttggctctgatgtgagaacaaggCTGATAACACACTAACACTGTGGATAATGCATCCAGAAGGAACGACAGCTGCTGAAAGACAGCCCCTGTTCCCTTTGCGGCACAACGGACACACAGCACACACCTCCTGGGTAAAGCATAGGAGCTCGCTGCTGTTCCAAGGAGCCAAGTCAGAAGAGCTTTGGGAAGCCCAGGGAAGGGAGTTATTGCTCCCAGCTCAGACAATACGGGCATCTCATGGCATGCTGGAAGGAACAGCGCGTTGTCCCTCCTCATCAGAAATATTCCCTCACGCTGCTGTCCCTGTACGGCAGTAGGGTTACCACAACCCAGCTGCACGCAGCAGGCACCTCTCTCTACTTTTTGGTAGTGTCCTCCTCACCTCCACTGGTCTCTGTCCCTTCCCGAGGCACAGCTGGCGCAGCAGATGGAGGAAGATCCAAGTCCTTGGAAATTGCCTCTTTGGTGGCTGCAGCTGTCATCAGAGGCACGGCtggtgtccctgcctgcagctctgcgcCACGGGACCCGGTCCCCACCACCTGCTCAGGACAGGGCCCCGCGGAGCAGCCACGTACCACAATGGCCTTGGGGAAGTGCCTGCAGAAGATGGCGTTCACCTGCTTACGGGTTAGCGGGTTGAGGCAGAAATCCTGCCGTGTCTGAATGCCATTCCCACACGAAGTTGAacactgcagaggaagaaaccCACAAGCCTTTATACGTGTGTTTCAGTCggtatttagaaataaatacatttactgGCTCAGACACAATCTTTTGTTCACTGATGCTGTTCTACCATTTGCCCTTTCAGTGCTCTAGTTCCACCAGCTATAAGACAGCCCACCTCCAAGTGGATTTTCCAAACTATATCTTTGAATTGCAGAACCACTTcctaaaaaatctgaaaagaccCAcgtttcagaagaaaacatgccAAGGGCCATTTTTAACCTGCTGGCAAAACCTTAGCTGAGAAAGGTGGGAAGCAGACCTATAGCTGCTAAACACAGGGCAGtggaaaagatggaaaacatCCCTCAAAATAGTTTAGCATTGCTGTGGAAAGTAAATATACAAGGCAGAAGTAGTATTTCTCCCCCATATGTTTTAGGGAAGCAAATGGCACTGCACTGGACACCCAGTGCTGCATCTGAACAGAAGCAAATACCTCTGACCACTCGCTGAAGCTCCATTCGTAAGAGCACATTCGGATGACACAGGGGACACGGGTAAGGGGCTTCTCTGCCACAGGACACAAACGCTCCTCCAGCAAAACCTCCTTGCCGTGGTGAATCTGCACACAGGTGACCAGCTGAACAGCTAAGCCAGGCCCACAGCTGGAGGAACAGGGGCCTGCTGGGGTTACCTTCCATCTGACAGAGGATgtggaggagaaaaattaaGTCAGTAATGAATCCCCACCCTCCTCTGTCTCTCGCTGTAGAAAATGCGCTGCGACTCCCTcatccttcccttctgcttcccagcagctttCTTCACCCCTCTGCCTCGCACGCTTTGCTGCCTACGGCACTAAGAAGGCAGCCTTTGAAACAAGGCTGGGCAGCCTGGAACAGCTTTGGAGCTGGACCCAAGCAGAGGGCATCCACATTTTGCAAGCCCACAGGCCTGAAGTACGCGTTGAGCCTTACTCTGTGTCCATTACAGTCTTCCCCAGGGTGACATACGCAGGCTTAACTGCAAAAACAATCTTTATCTGCCTCCAAACACACATCACTCTGAACAGTCAGATCAGAAACAGACCCAGCGTATTTCATCCTGGGAGTGGCATCCTGCAGAACGTAAAAAAGATTCAGATGCCGGTGGCTTTCCAGTCCCACAGCAAATAGGGCAGGGTAAGCTCTTCCCTATTTATCAACCCTGAGCCATATCCTAGACGACACCATACATGTTCATGAACAACTGCTCTTCCCCAGTGCGTGCTCTTGTGACCCATACCCCTATCTTGACCTCAGAGGGCACAACTCCAAATTACACGGCTCCCACTCCTCTGGGTGAGGCAGCCCATCACACTGCCACAATCGcttctgccttctccccagCCTCCCTTGCACAGCAGAGGAATTTGTGCGTCACCTCTCCTCCACAGCTTACACTGCATGAGCCCATATTGTAACGCCACCTGGGAATAATGCAGCCATCTGTCACCCTTCTTCACTGGATTTTAAATCCAACCAGTCTATGGAAGTACAACTGGAATTCCGttaatgcacacacacactggcTCATGTTTGAAGGGATCAGCACTCACCCCACCGTGTGCAGTCGGCAATACTATAAATCCTAAGGAAGGTGCAACCAATTTCCTTCAGTTCTCAGAGCAGCTATTCCAGATTCTTAGAGCATTCAATTCTAGCTACTTTCCTTGATGCTATGTGAAACTGTACAGCTGGCAAACATGTCACCACCTTTTGCAATTACGGATTTGTTCCTACTTCCCCAGCATAATAAGGGATCAAGAGGTTTTCAGTTTTCCCCTGGACTCAAACTCCAAAGACTTCACCTAGTTCTGCCTGAGAACATACCAGCCCAGGAATGACTCCCAGTTTGCTGAGTATGGGTCAGTGCTGCCGGttttgcagctggctgtgccttCAAAGCAGGGGAGAGGAAGATAACATCCTCCGAGTAGCCTGGCCCTTACTTTGCCATGTCCCTGGAActagagagaggaagaaaagaccCTTCACTGGCTTGATGTCTCTTGGTAAGTGCTTTACcttggtgggcagggacggaGGTCGCAGACTTCCATCCTGCTCTCTGGCTTTGGCACTGGATGACAGTTTTCTTCTTGGGTTTCCTCTTTGGTGTCAAAAGCCACACATACATACTGCACCTGAGTCTTACCTAGAAAGGGAAGCGATCTTACTGCATGGCATGCATGCAAGAGTGGAAAATAAGCCAAGCAGTGTCAGTCGCATCTGCGTGTACAAACCAAGCCCCAGGCACACTTATTGCAGTCATCCCGCCAActctgaagcacagcagcagccagccaacCCTCTAAACTATTCCCCACCTCAGACAGACTCAAAAAAATTGTGATCAGAGCTACACATGCACTTAGAACTGTGGAGGGGAAAAGACCAGGTCCCTGAGGTTCCTAGGCGCCGAGCTCACACCTACAGCCAATAGttccctgcagcactgaaagATCTCACCTCTACCACAGGAGACGGAACACTCGCCAGCCAGAGGGCTCCAGACATACACAGTCCGATTTTCCAGTTGGATATGCCCAAGTGACTCTGAAGTCTGAAGTAATTGTGCATCTTCCTCCTCAGAACAGAGCAAAAAGACCCAGACTGACACTGGCATCTGCTTTCCACACCAGTCCCAAGCTAGGGAAGCTGGGGAATACCTCCAGATCAAGCCTACAACATATTTGCTGTCACTGAAGAAGGAGGTACATTTAAGCACTCTCTCCATTTTTGCAGAACATTTAAGTATCGGGAATAGTTAAGGAAATCCAACAAACAAGACCCATTCTAATTCACATTACCTGAAAAGAGATACCCGAGACTGAAAAATGCCTAAAACAGTATCTTCCCCATCTGTAAATGTAAACCTGGCAGTGGGTCCCCAGTATGGATTTGGACTGGTGATCCTGTGCTGAGAAGCCCTCTTCCCTGCTAGCAATCCTCCCTACCATGTCAGAACCTCTCTGTTTGCCAGTGAGGTATTTCCTAGTGGACCAGGggtcatttctgtttctggtttttttggaGTCTGTGaggagaaatgaagaaagaacacAAGTCAACAGCTGCCCTAAACAAACCACCGCTATGAACTGATGAATCCAGCAGCATAAACTAAGAGGGACAGGGCTGTCTGAAGTGACAGGATGAACCTTTAACTGGGCAGGCATCCTTGGTGTCAACCACCCTCCCAGACTCCAGTAGTAATGTGGTTCTCCTTAACAGGCAGCCTCCCACAGACCACAAGTGCAAAGCTCCCAGTGAGACTCCTGAAATAAGCCAAGCCAGTAAACTCACTTTGTCCCAGCCTAAAGGGCAGACATTGACCACACAGGGCACAATGGagaggggtttctcttctgctgggCACAAGCTGTCATCCACAACAGACTCCGATCCATCACGAAACTGAACACAGGTCAGATTCTGCTGGGCAACTCCAGTTCCACAGAGAGCAGAGCATTCGCCTATCTGAGACATCTTCCACCTAAATGGGAAGTAATTGTATCACCCTATTTCTCATCTGCAGAATGGTCACACCACCGATTACAGAAATAGGTCATACAGAGGACTCAGCTTCGCTATTCCAAGAGCCTTGTCTGGATGTGATTGAGAGGACAACTGCTGGAAATTTAAGTCCTTGCACTGACAGCTTTCTAGAACTAAAAGCACCTAAGCTAAAGAGCTATAGTTCACAGTGTAAAGAGTTTTATTAAGCACTAAAATGTCTATAAGACCTATGTCTGGGCAGGCTTGGCTCTTGGTCTGCTTTCTAGTCTAATTAACACAAGGCTCTCTCTAGAGTAAGATCAAATCTTTGTTGGCACAATCTTGGAAAGGATGTAAGCAGACATCTTCTTCTGGCCGTGCCCCCAAACTATTTTCATTTAGCAGGCTGCTGTAAGGACTGTCTCCCATTCATTCAGATGATTATCTCAATTACCTTATGGGACCAAGAATGAAACATGGTTTGGGATCTGCTACGCTGTTATAATTAGGAAAAAACTACTTCACACCTCTCCcggttttgtgtttttttcaccttGCACAATGGAAATGAGGCTGCAGAGACTGGATTAGCTGgcagaaaagaagcaagcaaagcaagaatTCAGCTGAGCTTCCAGAAACACCAACCTGTACAGGCATGGCTCCATGGCACAGGGCTTCTGCTCTGAAAGGGGCTGCGGGCGCTCCAGACACCACTGATCCTCTATTATTTCATTCTTTGTCTGGTCAAAGCACACGTGATCCACTGGTTGTGTCCCTGggatgcaaaaggaaaaggaaaggaagtgaTCAACAAAGTGAACAGTTCACCTCTATCATGCTAGGAAGATGCAGTAATTTTGCTTTACTCACATCATCGGTGTAAGAAAATACCAAATTTGGGAATACAGACATTCTATAAACACACAAACCCCTTATTTCTCATAAAACTTTTCCTCAAGGGTTTTAAAGTGACTTTCCAAGATGAACACCCCAGAATATGAGAAGTTTGATGGATAAACCACTGCCAAAATAGAAAGATTGCTCTAAACTGGCCATTTGCAAGAACACGGTTATCCATCATAATTTGGTCCAAATTACTCCTAACGATCTTGGTGCCTGACTGATGAGGGACAGGTTGCTGAAAATAAGCTCTAGCAGTCAGCCATTTTTAAATGACACTGTAGAACTAATCACGTAACATCATCACACAGCCTGTGTACCCCGACAGCACCGTGCCAATGTCCTCAGAGTGATCATTAATAACCAAAACTAGACTAGAGGTACTGGAAGAGGAACTGCAGACTTGCAGCGCCTGTGGCAtgcaagaaatgaaatattcatCAACTACAGCTGTAAAGAAGATTTTTAACAATATTGAACCTAACAGGTAAAGCAGGTGAAATTCCAAACTCAAAAAAGTTACAAGCAAAGCTGTAAAGAGCCTTCATCACAATGAATGAGCTACCCACAGTGACAGGCATTCCTGAACCTCAAAAAGCACAATTCTGAGAAGCAAATGTCAAGAAACACTCAGCAACGTTAGCTTTTCACTAccctctttgttttcaaataacgTCTATTGGCAAGGAGGGCCTGAGCATCACTTTCAGCTCTCAAGATGCAATTTCAGCTTGGATTCTCAACTTTCAGTTAAGTCCcagctttctcattttttttgtttgtaactgCATTAGCTGGGAGGCCCTAGAGCATTTTGAGTTCTTTACTTCAGGGTTTCAGCCATCAGTTCACCTGGGGAACGTGCTGGAGAAAAGCTCTCCAGACATAACCAGACTTCCATAAGTATTCATGAATGAATTTTCTAAATCCTTGTCATAAAAGTCTTCAGAGGCTTGCCAGTGTCATCTGTATTACCTGGTAAACAAGATGTCAGACCGTCTACCACAGTGATCTGTTACAATCTGCATTATGATTTCTTCAGGGAGACAGAAAGGATTAGCCATGGCACAGGAATAGAATTCTAAGAAGGAAGTTTCATGATTAGCTCTGAGGCTTTAGTTAGACACTAGATACCACTTTGGTCTCAGACTTTTGATGTTTAGCCAACTTCAAATTACAGTCTTCaataactttgaaaaatctgagaaaattatTTAGTCTTAAAACCAAAAGTTTGGTTAAAACCTCTTTAAAGATCCTCTTCACAATGGAACGTTTTCACTGTCATTGTGATGATTCAGTTCATTTGCTGATTTGCTAATTTAGTTCAAAAGATGTGCCACTCTGATTCAGTTTAACACTGGCAACTGCAGCTCACGTTCAGCAATTTGCTTTTAAACTCAGTTCAGTTGTTTAGTAAGTTCTAACCAAGTATCGCTGATGTCCTGTTTCTTTCAGTCAGCCCAGGAGAGCCCACAGAGTCAAGATCTGGGTGACTACCAGCCTGACAAATGAGAAGCCTGCCCAGATGTCTGCAAGAAGTAAAGACTGAGTAGGGCTGCCTCACCTTCCCCACAGGTCACTGAGCACGGCCCCTGCTGAGGAACCCACACATACGTCAGATTCTCTCTGGGGACAAAGTAGCTGAAGGTGATGTCTGGGTTGGTGACGTTGCCATATTCTTTTCCATACCTTCGATAGACCTGGTGAAGGAAAAAGTTGTGGTCAATGCACAAATCAGCTCAGGCTCATTCCTTAGAACAGAGATAAGAGAAGCTAgtctcccttcttcccacccAGTCCTGAGCCTCGATGGCATGACCCTCAATTCTTGCCAGATGCAGTCAGAGTACTCACCCTGGGAATTCTGTGCACAGGGCACTGAAAACAGATTAAGCCAAGCAAAAAGTTTAACGCAGTACGCTTTTCCCCACACAACCATcccccagagctgcagaaagcctgCGGGCAGCCAGCCCTCAGCCTTTCCCAAAAACAGCAACACCACCACTCTTAGTGGACACCATCTCCACTGGCCTTGGACACGAAGCCTACTGCACCTGGgttctgcactgcagcagagcCACACAAACTCAGCGTGGCCAGCTCTGACTGGCTCCTTTCCAACTCTGCTATTTTATTTCACCTGTATTTCAATTTCTTCTTGTGTTGGTCCATCCACATGGACTTCCTCTAGGCTTGGCAGGTTGTCCTTGGTGAGAAACACTTTGTATTTGATCTGGTTGTCTTCCAGAACCGATGGATAGGTGACGTTCAGtgaaattttcccttttccagcaACCACATACTCTCCTTTAACCTTCACAGCTAGAGCAGCAGAAGTAGCAAGTGAGGTTAAGAGATATGATGTGGTCACCAGGGCCACCTGGTGCTGGCAGCTACAGACTGCCCATTTGCTAGAAACCAGTTTGATCCAAGTTGGCCATCCTAAAGAGCATGGTTTCTACCACTTCCCACTGAAGAGCATCCCACAAACAAATTGCATCATCAGGAAATTTCCTCCCAAATTccattttcctggttttacaGCCTTGTTTTAGCCCTGCCTGTAGtccctcctctccttttcattcAACTCACCCAAGTGTGTGAAGAGTGGTCTCCGATTGGTAATGTGGACCAAGGTGGTGTTATAAGGCAAGGACAGAAATGTGACGTACTCTGGAAGGATGGAAAGAAGATATGGTCACCTTCCACTACTGTACTGCTGTTAAAAAGGCTGGGGATTACAAATCAACCCCTCTTCACCCTACTAGCACGCTATCCATTAGAGGATAAGCCTTACAGGCAGCAACAAAGCTTAATTGTAGACAAGGGTTATCTAGCTAAGGTAAAAAATACCAGGTTACAACAGTGATGGCCAGCAGGCTAAATTCACACTGCCCTTAGTGTTGTCAGCTTGGCTCGGACATAGCGATGGTGAatacagcaaacaaaactgaattctGCATCCCATTctcatctttctttccttctttttatgtTCTCTGCTAATATCTGTATGTGATACTGCAAGAGACAGATCAGTTCCCAAATGGATGTTTAACATCTCAGAAAGCATCTGACATAGACCCCAGCTGCCAGTAACTTACTGGACTTCCCAAATGGCTACATTTCTGATCCATGTCCAGAGAACTATGACCACTCTGACTACACAACAGCTACCTCCCTGCTACACATCTTAGCTGTCTTCTCTGTTAACTACCCAAACCCCGTTGCCATATCctccataaaataaaatcaagcagaAACAAGAAGCCACATACAGAATATTATGAGCACTGAATATGCATACCAATATGCACCATGCAAATACAGCAACATAACACTGAGCCTGAGTGCGGGGACTACAAACCTTTAGCTTTTCCTTCGGTGTAAGACCCACTCACTTCAGTGCAAGTGGTATTATCGCCCCCACAGACCTTGCAAGAGTCCATTACCTTCTTGGAGTGCATCTGGCCATCACACCCGAATGCCTGAGCAAAGGGGAGAGTCTGTCAAGACTTGCCTATTCTGAGAATAAAAGAAGCGAATGAAAGTGACATTGCCTGAATCCCTGAAACTGCCTTTTTCATTTGTCATGTGAATTTAAGAAGACAACACAGACAAAGATGCATTTGCACCTAGACCTACCACTGTACAGCAGTATGCAATGCCAGGGGTTGCAAAGTCTTAGCTGAGAGCACAAGTTTCATTAATTGTgggacattttctttcccataagAAGCAGCCCAGAAAAGTTTCTCCTAAAACAAAGGCTCTGCACTCCCTCTCTTCTACAAATTCTtccaggggagcaggggggcacaACCTGGTAAAGCCCAGGAGAACAGTAAACACAAATGGCACGTTCTAAAGGAATCTTTAGgtccccaaaccccaaactcaaACCTAGCTCACATCCTTCGGCCTGGCCTTCGATCCCATGGAGCTCAGAAAATAGATTCTATGCTCATTCCCACAAACGAGACCAATTTACACAAAGGTGCAGGAGGATCTCAGCAGGCTCAACAGCAAAACATGTGCAACTGCTGAATTTGTGCTAGAGGCACTGATCCCAGGCTTTGGATGCTGCCATAAGATACGTAATCAGTGCCAATGGAAGAGCAGAAATCAGAGCAGTTATGTCTACACCCTCTGCTGTTCATTAGGGGGAAAGGCATTACAAAGCATGGTGAAGACAAGGCTAATGAGAAAAACATAGAATTTTAAGAGTGTATTCTGGGAATgtaaagaaacaacagaaaacatacaACCCAGTCAGCACTGAGCAGTTACTGAAATGCAGACAGTGCGGGGGAGTTATATTCAAGTTCATCATGAAAAAATGCCTTTCTCACATCCAAtccagaacaacaacaacaaaagttaTACTTCAGTTTTGATAAGTGATACTGCGACAATCAATTTGCTGAGCTCTGATTCCCAGGTTTTACTCTTGATTTTGCTACAGACTCGGTATGTTCAAAATATGTAACTTTTCTCCAACAGAGTCAGCATTTTGTAGGGCTATTTATACCATGCAAACTGAACAGCTAACGATGTCTGTTCAACCAACACATAAACCAATTGCTTCTTGGATTAGGGATGAATAGCCTTACATACTTAACGGCATAATTAACTGAATATCTTATCTAGAGGGCATTGGCACTAGATGTACAGACAGAACAGTAGATTTGTTGGACTCCATCCAAGAAGCTAGGAACAAAACCCTCTTTTAAGAAGAGCTTGCTCTGTCATTTAAGatacccttttttttcccctgatccTACTAAAACAACTCCTTTGGTGCAGATTATGTGTCAGAATTTCACCTGGATCCCCCAGGCACTTACTCTACAGCTTCCCATTACACACAGATTGAAAGCCCCATGGCGCTCCGAGTCATCCTGCTCACATCTGGTTCCATCTACGAAACTGTCTTCACGGCTTACCATGAACTGGTTTTCAATGGCCCTGCACATATGCTTGCATAGCATGTCCcctgcaggaggcaggcagaagaagaaaggagttactctttcagaaaaacacGTGGCTGACCATCAAGCAACGGGAAGAAGTCAAAAGGATCTGGCAGAGAGGGTATCCAGGTTTCATGTGAAAGCCAAAACAATCAGTGAAAGGGCCTTTTGACTTCAAAGTACAGACAGATCCAGGAGCACTCCCCTTCACAAAGAAACCACGGTTTCCCAGGTTTTCCTTACCTTTGGCAAAGCCAACAGCAGAAGTCCAGGTATAAAAGGATGGTGCTTCTACAGTGAGATACAGTGGCTTTAAATTTGTTGCTGCACATTGTTCAGCCATAAAGTCCTGCTGGGTCATCAAACAGTCCTACAACCCAGAGAGAGCTGTGTGGGTAATGAAGGGACTGAGCACAGGCTCCCAGGAAGCATCTTACCCGATAATTACAGGCGGAAAGCAGCGGCTGTGAAATGAAGCACCAAAACAACtccaaataaagaaaaccacttTCAAGGGAGGCTGCGGGACATGCAGAGAATTGCGTTTGGAAGCTGATTATCTTTGTTATTTATACAAAACAAACGGATAAGGAAAACAGGCACAATATAAGAATGTCCCTCTGAAGAAAACTATCATTAAGTGAGCCACTGTTTTCTCAGCATCTGCCCTGCTATGAGGgcataaagaaaatacttcattacACGTGAACAGCGCTATTAAATAATACTGCTGTCTTCAGACACAGTGGAACAAACACCTCTCCTGTTGTGAGACAGATGAAGGCTGTATTCCAGACCTTTAGTCCTCCTTCCCAGAGCAGTCAGCTGTGAGACGTACAGTCCCAAAGCATACAGGTCTCAAAGGGTTAaacagcattaagaaaaaagcTCAGAAGATGTGATGAGCTCCATTACCTGAGTATTGCACATCTCTGCTTGAACGCTGGCACCACGGCACTCCTGCCCACCAAAAGCAGGCCTGGAAATGACAGAATTCCTCAACAGGGACACGTTTGTCCCAGGCAAAGAGTAGGACTCTGAGCCCATGGCCCTGAATGAGCCCAGGGGCACTGTGaaacccccagccccccaccgcTTACCTGGGGTTGTTGCAGAACCGCTGCCTTAACACAACCCCACCTCCACAGCTGCgggagcagggggagaaggggctCCAGCCGGACCACTGCCCATGGACTACAGCCATGGGATTCAGTTCTTCCAGAGAGCTGCACTGTCCCTTGGAGCACCACTAAGGCCAAGAATATACAAaatgggcagcagcaccacagtgaacccagcagggctgggatctACAAGCACAGCACAAGACCCCACCTTTTGGCAGGCCAGACTATGAGAGAAGCCCAAGCTGAATGAGACACCTTCCCACAAGAGGCTAGAAGAGTCCTATTCCTAATTGTGCTCCAACACAAGGACAGGGTTAAAACGAAGAGCTGACAGAGCATTTCAAGTAGAAAGCAAAGGCTTGGAAGAGAGGTCAGATGCCAGCCTATAGAACTGCAAAGCAACTCCAGAGATAGGACAAGGTGGAAACACCAAGAGCAGCTGGTACCAGTTTATGACTGGAGTGTCTGGCGTTAGCTCCCTGGCCGAGGGGCAGTGAGTGCCACGTACCTTCCAGCCACCACCAATGTCTTGCTAAGAGTTCCATAGCACCCACACCAGGGTCAGCAGCCTCCTTACCTTATTGATTCCACACTCAGTGCCGTCCAAGAGGGGAACAAGAAGCCGAGTACAGCTGGATTTGTCTGCTGGTTGTACATGGCATGAGAGAACTTCACAGATGTCCTGATGCGACAAGAAAATCAGGGAGTTCAGGGAATCACTTAGGCTCATCAACACAGCAgtccccagagctgctccatTTAAATGGACCTTTGGTTTCCCCACAGCTACCCAA
Encoded proteins:
- the ADAMTS13 gene encoding A disintegrin and metalloproteinase with thrombospondin motifs 13 isoform X5 — translated: MSCRIQHCSVEAWGELYAFEFLEDHALLSSSFVSNQVVNSSFSLLKRFSGNCFAGGNPLRPPGAVCRVTYCEGQLQGVVIADEEKIHIRPVRSKDVALLKDLGFSRPHILFRSAIREANTARAGRFPSRLQKRAEGAVKHLELMVIAGPDVYLYHKEDTERYILANLNIGAELLRDASLGAHFRVHLMQMLVLREPEAEVNITTNITSSLISVCEWSKKVNPQNDSDPQHADIVLYVTRFDLELPDGNKELRGVTQLGGVCSSFWSCVITQDTGFDLGITIAHEIGHSLGIPHDGEGNQCSSSGYIMGSAGNHNSIDLTWSQCSREEFLAFVSTGQTNCLNDLPDMDGSIPGWKPGLYYGADEQCKIAFGSVATACTFADSNVDICEVLSCHVQPADKSSCTRLLVPLLDGTECGINKWCSKGQCSSLEELNPMAVVHGQWSGWSPFSPCSRSCGGGVVLRQRFCNNPRPAFGGQECRGASVQAEMCNTQDCLMTQQDFMAEQCAATNLKPLYLTVEAPSFYTWTSAVGFAKGDMLCKHMCRAIENQFMVSREDSFVDGTRCEQDDSERHGAFNLCVMGSCRAFGCDGQMHSKKVMDSCKVCGGDNTTCTEVSGSYTEGKAKEYVTFLSLPYNTTLVHITNRRPLFTHLAVKVKGEYVVAGKGKISLNVTYPSVLEDNQIKYKVFLTKDNLPSLEEVHVDGPTQEEIEIQVYRRYGKEYGNVTNPDITFSYFVPRENLTYVWVPQQGPCSVTCGEGTQPVDHVCFDQTKNEIIEDQWCLERPQPLSEQKPCAMEPCLYRWKMSQIGECSALCGTGVAQQNLTCVQFRDGSESVVDDSLCPAEEKPLSIVPCVVNVCPLGWDKEEDAQLLQTSESLGHIQLENRTVYVWSPLAGECSVSCGRGKTQVQYVCVAFDTKEETQEENCHPVPKPESRMEVCDLRPCPPRWKVTPAGPCSSSCGPGLAVQLVTCVQIHHGKEVLLEERLCPVAEKPLTRVPCVIRMCSYEWSFSEWSECSTSCGNGIQTRQDFCLNPLTRKQVNAIFCRHFPKAIVVRGCSAGPCPEQVVGTGSRGAELQAGTPAVPLMTAAATKEAISKDLDLPPSAAPAVPREGTETSGDVCGKLFLNATGVINMMGVESSDCTVAIGRPLREEVTVSILASSLNCSAGEVVLFSGRMMWRTGCRNLPLSLINSRTNTLIVKQRVLLPGNGVILQYNSRTATKKYYQDCDKQLFGPQGEIVNPVQLPGGRRAVVCRTFITVAPRHRIAIRALYIDLDKESNKTHFNYILVRDVSTMKTMVFHGKHQFFWESTGSQAEIEFHENVNDRWTSFWAEYHAIEPK
- the ADAMTS13 gene encoding A disintegrin and metalloproteinase with thrombospondin motifs 13 isoform X1, with amino-acid sequence MLVSLVIWALVMLPLGSCWPSPSREKFLSALDAEDVFSYFGTSSVSDVPEFVLAEPTCPCREEQIGLMSCRIQHCSVEAWGELYAFEFLEDHALLSSSFVSNQVVNSSFSLLKRFSGNCFAGGNPLRPPGAVCRVTYCEGQLQGVVIADEEKIHIRPVRSKDVALLKDLGFSRPHILFRSAIREANTARAGRFPSRLQKRAEGAVKHLELMVIAGPDVYLYHKEDTERYILANLNIGAELLRDASLGAHFRVHLMQMLVLREPEAEVNITTNITSSLISVCEWSKKVNPQNDSDPQHADIVLYVTRFDLELPDGNKELRGVTQLGGVCSSFWSCVITQDTGFDLGITIAHEIGHSLGIPHDGEGNQCSSSGYIMGSAGNHNSIDLTWSQCSREEFLAFVSTGQTNCLNDLPDMDGSIPGWKPGLYYGADEQCKIAFGSVATACTFADSNVDICEVLSCHVQPADKSSCTRLLVPLLDGTECGINKWCSKGQCSSLEELNPMAVVHGQWSGWSPFSPCSRSCGGGVVLRQRFCNNPRPAFGGQECRGASVQAEMCNTQDCLMTQQDFMAEQCAATNLKPLYLTVEAPSFYTWTSAVGFAKGDMLCKHMCRAIENQFMVSREDSFVDGTRCEQDDSERHGAFNLCVMGSCRAFGCDGQMHSKKVMDSCKVCGGDNTTCTEVSGSYTEGKAKEYVTFLSLPYNTTLVHITNRRPLFTHLAVKVKGEYVVAGKGKISLNVTYPSVLEDNQIKYKVFLTKDNLPSLEEVHVDGPTQEEIEIQVYRRYGKEYGNVTNPDITFSYFVPRENLTYVWVPQQGPCSVTCGEGTQPVDHVCFDQTKNEIIEDQWCLERPQPLSEQKPCAMEPCLYRWKMSQIGECSALCGTGVAQQNLTCVQFRDGSESVVDDSLCPAEEKPLSIVPCVVNVCPLGWDKEEDAQLLQTSESLGHIQLENRTVYVWSPLAGECSVSCGRGKTQVQYVCVAFDTKEETQEENCHPVPKPESRMEVCDLRPCPPRWKVTPAGPCSSSCGPGLAVQLVTCVQIHHGKEVLLEERLCPVAEKPLTRVPCVIRMCSYEWSFSEWSECSTSCGNGIQTRQDFCLNPLTRKQVNAIFCRHFPKAIVVRGCSAGPCPEQVVGTGSRGAELQAGTPAVPLMTAAATKEAISKDLDLPPSAAPAVPREGTETSGDVCGKLFLNATGVINMMGVESSDCTVAIGRPLREEVTVSILASSLNCSAGEVVLFSGRMMWRTGCRNLPLSLINSRTNTLIVKQRVLLPGNGVILQYNSRTATKKYYQDCDKQLFGPQGEIVNPVQLPGGRRAVVCRTFITVAPRHRIAIRALYIDLDKESNKTHFNYILVRDVSTMKTMVFHGKHQFFWESTGSQAEIEFHENVNDRWTSFWAEYHAIEPK